In Paralichthys olivaceus isolate ysfri-2021 chromosome 1, ASM2471397v2, whole genome shotgun sequence, the following are encoded in one genomic region:
- the LOC109637238 gene encoding relaxin-3 receptor 1-like, translating to MDEIMNYSGALNLSSPADGIFSFEDIDMSADGSPILRILISVVYSVVCAMGLVGNLLVFFLMRLRQGRKRSKINVFIINLAVTDFQFVLTLPFWAVDTALDFSWPFGDAMCKIILSITVMNMYASVFFLTAMSVTRYWSVASALKKKTYRRSRCVKWVCAVLWVAATVATAPTAIFSAVTVVAGEKLCLLRFPEGHDWLALYHIQKILIAFIIPMLIVCVNYLMLLRFVRQRSMGSSNPKRRSRVTKSVAIVVLSFFCCWMPNHAITFWGVLVKFNAVNWDKTYYMVHTYVFPVTVCLAHANSCLNPVLYCLMRPEIRKMLSSLFWRVPTPSTSRGCATRSFTQGETQAVVPLQIMDNGEYTLSIIDRKGVSNSKMIPHTR from the coding sequence ATGGATGAAATAATGAACTACAGCGGAGCTCTGAACCTGAGTTCTCCAGCCGATGGGATATTTAGTTTCGAAGACATCGACATGAGCGCGGACGGGAGCCCCATCCTGAGGATACTCATCTCCGTGGTGTACTCTGTGGTGTGCGCGATGGGTCTGGTGGGGAACCTGCTCGTCTTTTTCCTCATGAGGTTACGCCAAGGTCGGAAGAGGTCGAAGATCAACGTGTTCATCATCAACCTGGCGGTGACGGACTTCCAGTTTGTCCTCACGCTGCCCTTCTGGGCCGTGGACACCGCGCTGGACTTCAGCTGGCCGTTTGGAGACGCCATGTGCAAAATCATCCTCTCCATCACCGTGATGAACATGTACGCGAGCGTGTTCTTCCTCACCGCGATGAGTGTGACCCGCTACTGGTCGGTGGCCTCTGCCCTGAAGAAGAAAACCTACAGGAGGTCGCGGTGCGTAAAGTGGGTGTGCGCGGTGCTGTGGGTGGCAGCGACCGTGGCCACGGCTCCGACAGCGATCTTCTCCGCAGTGACCGTCGTCGCCGGGGAGAAGCTCTGCCTCCTCCGGTTCCCTGAAGGACACGACTGGCTCGCCCTCTACCACATCCAGAAGATACTGATCGCCTTCATCATCCCCATGCTCATCGTCTGCGTCAACTACCTGATGCTCCTGCGCTTCGTGAGGCAGCGGAGCATGGGGAGCAGCAACCCCAAGCGCAGGTCCAGAGTCACCAAATCTGTGGCTATAGTGGTTTTAtccttcttctgctgctggatGCCAAACCACGCCATCACCTTCTGGGGCGTCCTGGTCAAGTTCAACGCGGTCAACTGGGATAAGACGTACTACATGGTGCACACGTACGTGTTCCCGGTCACCGTGTGCCTGGCGCACGCGAACAGCTGTTTGAACCCGGTGCTTTACTGTCTGATGAGGCCGGAGATCAGGAAGATGCTCAGCAGTTTGTTCTGGAGAGTGCCCACTCCGTCCACGAGCCGGGGCTGCGCGACGCGCTCTTTTACGCAGGGGGAGACGCAGGCTGTGGTGCCTCTCCAGATTATGGACAACGGAGAGTACACGCTGTCCATCATTGACCGGAAAGGAGTCTCCAACTCCAAAATGATCCCGCACACCAGATAA